In Janthinobacterium sp. 67, a genomic segment contains:
- a CDS encoding phage tail protein: MSTYFAVLTQVGEAKLANAIALGQTLKLKKMGVGDGNGALPIPDRMQKVLVREVRRADLNQLAIDPANPSQIIAEQVLPEEVGGWWIREIGLYDEAGDLCAVANCPPSYKPVMAEGSARTQVVRVVLIVASTAAIELKIDPSIVLATRGYVEQYAAKIGHQHDAADVISGMLSTARIPQLAISRITGLQEALAGKAPGDLRRHNVAPASRLPNVNYTNSTGRVMHINAGFIHLTNSQFHAMVLVRDSGGEVHADGDISNSNGGYGTKASVIVLPGETYQWNYNVQLTVPTLQFWRETY; the protein is encoded by the coding sequence ATGAGCACATATTTTGCCGTTCTGACGCAAGTGGGCGAGGCCAAGCTGGCGAATGCCATCGCCCTGGGCCAAACCCTGAAACTGAAAAAAATGGGCGTGGGTGACGGCAACGGCGCCTTGCCGATCCCCGACCGCATGCAAAAGGTGCTGGTGCGCGAAGTGCGCCGGGCCGACCTGAACCAGTTGGCTATCGACCCGGCCAACCCCAGCCAGATCATCGCCGAACAGGTGCTGCCCGAAGAGGTGGGCGGCTGGTGGATACGCGAAATCGGTCTTTACGACGAGGCGGGCGATCTGTGCGCGGTGGCCAACTGCCCGCCAAGCTACAAGCCCGTCATGGCCGAAGGCAGCGCGCGCACGCAAGTGGTACGTGTGGTGCTGATCGTCGCCAGCACGGCCGCCATCGAGCTGAAGATTGATCCCAGCATCGTGCTGGCGACGCGGGGCTATGTAGAACAATACGCCGCGAAAATTGGGCACCAGCACGACGCGGCTGATGTCATCAGCGGCATGCTCTCCACCGCACGCATTCCGCAACTGGCCATCAGCCGCATCACCGGCCTGCAAGAAGCGCTGGCCGGCAAGGCGCCAGGCGATCTGCGGCGCCATAACGTCGCCCCGGCCAGTCGCCTACCCAACGTGAACTACACCAATAGCACCGGCCGCGTGATGCATATCAATGCCGGCTTCATTCACCTTACGAACAGTCAGTTCCACGCAATGGTGCTCGTCAGGGACAGCGGCGGGGAAGTCCATGCCGACGGCGATATCTCCAATTCAAACGGCGGCTACGGCACCAAGGCAAGCGTCATCGTTCTGCCAGGTGAAACCTATCAATGGAACTACAACGTGCAATTAACCGTTCCGACA
- a CDS encoding phage tail protein I translates to MNSIVPTLPPNTTELERAIAVACAELVNVPVPLRDLWNADRCPVNLLPFLAWACSVDRWDDAWPESIKRGTIKASYFIHKHKGTIAAVRRVVESLGYLIRITEWWQTTPPGVPGTFRLDVGVLDTGITDAMFQEMERLIADAKPVSRHLTGLALYLESRGQAQIGLATYHGDAMTVYPWIAEEIEVRGTLLQSGASHTIDTMTIYP, encoded by the coding sequence ATGAATAGCATCGTGCCGACCCTGCCGCCCAACACCACGGAGCTGGAGCGCGCCATTGCCGTGGCCTGCGCCGAGCTGGTCAACGTGCCCGTGCCGCTGCGCGACCTGTGGAATGCCGACCGCTGCCCGGTCAACTTGCTGCCCTTCCTGGCCTGGGCCTGTTCCGTCGACCGCTGGGATGACGCCTGGCCCGAGTCGATCAAGCGCGGCACGATCAAGGCGTCCTACTTCATCCACAAGCACAAGGGCACCATTGCCGCCGTGCGCCGCGTAGTGGAGTCCCTGGGCTACCTGATCCGTATCACCGAATGGTGGCAGACCACGCCGCCCGGCGTGCCGGGCACCTTCCGCCTCGACGTGGGCGTGCTCGACACGGGCATCACGGACGCGATGTTTCAGGAAATGGAACGCCTGATCGCCGACGCCAAGCCCGTCAGCCGGCATTTGACGGGCTTGGCGCTGTATCTGGAAAGCCGGGGCCAGGCACAGATCGGCCTGGCCACCTACCACGGCGATGCGATGACGGTTTATCCGTGGATCGCCGAAGAAATCGAAGTGCGCGGCACGCTGTTACAAAGCGGCGCATCCCATACCATCGACACCATGACCATCTATCCATGA
- a CDS encoding baseplate assembly protein encodes MSTPIDLTQLPAPSVVEALDFEAILATRKAHLVSLLPEAEREAVTALLELESEPATKLLEENAYQETILRNRVNEAGKAVMLAFALDGDLDQLGANVNVARLVITPANPNALPPVAAVMEDNDAYRLRIQEAPDGLSVAGPKASYEFHARSADGQVKDASATSPAPAHVTVTVLANNATGIADAALLGTVARALNAEEVRPLGDRLTVQAAQVIDYQIEATLFIGVGPEVPILLDAARANAARVSQPRRPLGHSIYRSACSAAVHVEGVRKVVLASPAADIELDATQAARCTGINLNVVVLDE; translated from the coding sequence ATGAGCACGCCTATCGACCTGACCCAATTGCCGGCGCCCAGCGTGGTGGAAGCGCTGGACTTCGAAGCCATCCTCGCCACGCGCAAAGCCCACCTGGTCAGCCTGCTGCCGGAAGCCGAGCGCGAAGCCGTCACGGCCCTGTTGGAGCTGGAATCGGAGCCGGCCACCAAGCTGCTGGAAGAAAACGCGTATCAGGAAACCATCTTGCGCAACCGTGTCAACGAAGCGGGCAAGGCCGTCATGCTGGCGTTTGCCCTCGATGGCGACCTCGATCAGCTGGGCGCCAACGTCAACGTGGCGCGCCTGGTCATCACGCCTGCCAATCCCAACGCCCTGCCGCCCGTGGCCGCCGTCATGGAAGACAACGACGCCTACCGCCTGCGCATCCAGGAAGCGCCGGACGGCCTGTCCGTGGCCGGCCCGAAGGCGTCGTATGAATTCCATGCGCGCAGTGCGGACGGCCAGGTCAAGGACGCGAGCGCCACCAGCCCGGCGCCGGCGCACGTCACCGTCACGGTGCTGGCCAATAACGCCACCGGCATTGCCGATGCCGCGCTGCTGGGCACCGTGGCGCGCGCGCTCAACGCCGAGGAGGTGCGTCCCCTGGGCGACCGCCTCACGGTACAGGCCGCCCAGGTCATCGATTACCAGATCGAAGCCACCCTGTTTATCGGCGTCGGCCCGGAAGTGCCGATTCTGCTGGACGCCGCGCGCGCCAACGCCGCGCGCGTGTCGCAGCCGCGCCGCCCGCTGGGCCACAGCATCTATCGTTCCGCCTGCAGCGCCGCCGTCCACGTCGAGGGCGTGCGCAAGGTGGTGCTGGCCAGCCCGGCCGCAGATATCGAACTGGACGCCACCCAGGCCGCGCGCTGCACCGGCATCAACTTGAACGTGGTGGTGCTCGATGAATAG
- a CDS encoding GPW/gp25 family protein — protein MHSATGRSLTGLDHLRQSVTDILTTPMGSRIRRRRYGSEVPELIDQPLNSATQLRIYAATAFALRRWEPRLQLASVQLTRDTDGAIALLLDGTANGQGITLAVPVKQRGVV, from the coding sequence ATGCACAGCGCCACCGGGCGCAGCCTGACGGGCCTGGACCACCTGCGCCAGTCCGTGACCGACATTCTCACCACGCCCATGGGTTCGCGCATCCGGCGCCGTCGCTATGGTTCCGAAGTGCCCGAGCTGATCGACCAGCCCTTGAACAGCGCCACGCAGTTGCGCATCTACGCGGCCACCGCCTTTGCCCTGCGCCGCTGGGAGCCACGCCTGCAACTGGCCAGCGTGCAGCTCACGCGCGACACGGACGGCGCCATCGCGCTGCTGCTGGACGGCACGGCGAATGGCCAGGGCATCACCCTGGCCGTACCCGTCAAGCAAAGGGGCGTCGTATGA
- a CDS encoding phage baseplate assembly protein V, which produces MHCMNADQSDLLRLLQNLIRLGTIAEVKGAKARVRLGPTLTTEWLKWATPRAGSTRTWSAPTVGEQVIVFSPGGDLTRGIIVPALYSQEFDAPESSDSIHTTHYPDGAVVQYDHAAHALTAVLPGGTATITANKVTSNAPSTICMGDLTVMKNLIVNGATALNGGVNAKAGAAGGVAMAVQGTVKASEDVLAGAISLAKHAHGGVRAGGDQSGGPQA; this is translated from the coding sequence ATGCATTGCATGAACGCCGACCAGTCCGACCTCCTCCGCTTGCTGCAAAACCTGATCCGCCTGGGCACCATTGCCGAGGTCAAAGGGGCCAAGGCGCGCGTGCGGCTCGGGCCGACACTCACCACCGAATGGCTGAAATGGGCCACGCCGCGCGCTGGCAGCACGCGCACCTGGTCAGCGCCGACTGTCGGCGAACAGGTCATCGTCTTTTCCCCTGGCGGCGACCTGACACGCGGCATCATCGTGCCGGCCCTGTACTCGCAGGAATTTGACGCGCCCGAGTCCAGCGACAGCATCCACACCACCCACTACCCCGACGGCGCCGTAGTGCAGTACGACCACGCGGCCCACGCCCTGACGGCAGTGCTACCCGGCGGCACCGCCACCATCACGGCCAACAAGGTCACATCGAACGCGCCCAGCACCATTTGCATGGGCGACCTGACCGTCATGAAAAACCTGATCGTCAACGGTGCCACCGCGCTGAATGGCGGCGTGAACGCCAAGGCCGGCGCCGCTGGCGGCGTGGCCATGGCGGTGCAAGGAACTGTCAAAGCCAGCGAGGACGTGCTGGCCGGCGCCATCAGCCTGGCCAAGCATGCGCACGGCGGCGTCCGGGCCGGCGGCGACCAGTCGGGCGGGCCGCAAGCATGA
- a CDS encoding phage virion morphogenesis protein, which produces MSDDLHALEAWAGALLVKLQPAQRRAINHKVAIDLRRSQAQRIKAQQGPDGTAYPARKRRKELKGKNGRIKRQKAAMFNKIRTAKYLKVHADPGQLTIGFVGKVMHVARVHHEGLTDNVTKKGPKYSYPARPLLGLSETDRTLIRESLLRHLEKF; this is translated from the coding sequence ATGAGCGACGATCTGCACGCACTGGAAGCCTGGGCCGGCGCCCTGCTGGTCAAGCTGCAGCCAGCCCAGCGCCGCGCCATCAATCACAAGGTGGCCATCGACCTGCGCCGCAGCCAGGCGCAGCGCATCAAGGCGCAGCAGGGGCCGGATGGCACTGCCTACCCGGCGCGTAAGCGGCGCAAGGAACTCAAAGGGAAGAATGGACGGATCAAGCGGCAAAAGGCGGCCATGTTCAACAAGATACGCACCGCGAAATACCTCAAGGTGCACGCCGATCCTGGCCAGTTGACTATCGGCTTCGTGGGCAAAGTGATGCACGTCGCACGGGTGCATCATGAGGGTCTGACAGACAACGTCACCAAGAAGGGACCGAAATACAGCTACCCCGCCCGACCGCTATTGGGGTTAAGTGAAACGGATCGGACGTTAATCCGCGAATCCTTGCTGCGTCACTTGGAAAAGTTCTGA
- a CDS encoding phage tail protein — translation MYKPNSLRQHLAAAIPDLQRDPDRLLVFADEGNVVASATASLSFEYRFKLNLIVTDYAGDADAIMVALIAWLKVHQLDLMANEETRKHGIAFEVDFNNHETVDISIKLDLTERVAVKAGEAGRLDIKHLAEIQHMPAYADEFWKLYDGETLLAEWRTPEATP, via the coding sequence ATGTACAAACCGAATAGCCTGCGCCAGCACTTGGCCGCCGCCATCCCCGACCTGCAGCGCGACCCCGACCGCCTGCTGGTCTTCGCCGATGAGGGCAATGTGGTGGCCAGTGCCACCGCCTCGCTCTCCTTCGAATACCGCTTCAAGCTCAACCTGATCGTCACCGACTACGCGGGCGACGCCGACGCCATCATGGTGGCCCTGATCGCCTGGCTCAAAGTCCACCAGCTCGACCTGATGGCCAACGAGGAAACCCGCAAGCACGGTATCGCCTTCGAGGTGGATTTTAACAACCACGAAACGGTCGACATTTCCATCAAGCTGGACCTGACCGAGCGCGTGGCAGTCAAGGCAGGCGAGGCGGGCCGCCTGGACATCAAGCATCTGGCCGAGATACAGCATATGCCGGCCTACGCGGACGAGTTCTGGAAACTGTATGACGGTGAAACCCTTCTGGCCGAATGGCGCACGCCCGAGGCAACGCCATGA
- a CDS encoding lysis system i-spanin subunit Rz has translation MTATTWRPLAACLLCGAIAGWTTQGWRKDASIAELQRAAAIQTATAATELAQATARVLTLERAAGAALALRADHLTQEQTHAKTERNRFSLDVRSGAVRLSIPVASGQCTASADTTAAAGHRREARAELDPATAAALDAIAGDGDDATRQLNACIDAYNLVRDTYHVQTE, from the coding sequence GTGACGGCAACCACCTGGCGCCCGCTGGCTGCCTGCCTGCTGTGCGGCGCCATCGCGGGCTGGACGACGCAGGGCTGGCGCAAGGATGCCAGCATCGCCGAACTGCAGCGGGCGGCCGCTATCCAAACAGCCACCGCCGCCACCGAACTGGCCCAGGCCACCGCCCGCGTGCTCACCTTGGAGCGCGCCGCCGGCGCCGCCCTGGCGCTGCGCGCCGACCACCTCACCCAGGAGCAAACCCATGCGAAAACCGAGCGCAACCGTTTCAGCCTTGATGTGCGCAGCGGCGCTGTGCGCCTGTCAATCCCCGTTGCCAGCGGCCAGTGCACCGCAAGCGCAGATACCACCGCTGCCGCAGGCCATCGGCGTGAAGCGCGCGCCGAACTTGACCCAGCGACTGCGGCAGCTCTTGACGCCATTGCCGGCGACGGCGACGACGCCACCCGCCAGCTGAACGCCTGCATCGACGCCTACAACCTAGTACGAGACACCTACCATGTACAAACCGAATAG
- a CDS encoding glycoside hydrolase family 108 protein has protein sequence MATTNNPLIARVIDAILRAEGGYVNDPQDKGGETNFGITVAVARANGYQGPMRDLPVAVARAIYTARYITEPKFDQVLAIHAGIGAEVIDTGVNMGPHRAAEFLQRWLNGFNDTGARYPALFVDGRLGAQSLGALAAFLTWRGQDGAAVLLRALNGLQAARYLDITESNKSQRRFLFGWIKERVVM, from the coding sequence ATGGCCACCACCAACAACCCTTTGATCGCGCGCGTGATCGACGCCATCTTGCGCGCCGAAGGCGGCTATGTGAACGACCCGCAAGACAAGGGCGGCGAAACCAACTTCGGCATCACCGTGGCCGTGGCGCGCGCCAACGGCTATCAAGGCCCGATGCGCGACCTGCCCGTGGCTGTGGCGCGCGCCATCTACACGGCGCGCTACATCACGGAACCGAAGTTCGACCAGGTGCTGGCCATTCATGCCGGCATTGGCGCCGAGGTCATCGACACGGGCGTGAACATGGGGCCGCACCGCGCGGCCGAGTTCCTGCAGCGCTGGCTGAACGGTTTCAACGACACGGGCGCCCGCTATCCCGCCCTGTTCGTCGACGGTCGCCTGGGCGCGCAGTCGCTAGGGGCACTGGCCGCCTTCCTGACATGGCGCGGCCAGGACGGCGCCGCCGTGCTGCTGCGCGCCTTGAACGGCCTGCAGGCGGCGCGCTACCTGGACATCACCGAGTCCAACAAGAGCCAGCGCCGTTTTCTGTTCGGCTGGATCAAGGAACGGGTGGTCATGTGA
- a CDS encoding tail protein X, with translation MQVRTQQHDTVDALVWRYLGDGAGYVEQTLEMNPALARHGAVLPAGLVVTLSEPAPSTGQVAAADLVQLWD, from the coding sequence ATGCAGGTGCGCACGCAGCAGCACGACACGGTGGACGCCCTGGTGTGGCGCTACCTGGGCGACGGCGCGGGATACGTCGAGCAAACCCTGGAAATGAATCCCGCGCTGGCGCGCCACGGCGCCGTGCTGCCGGCCGGCCTGGTCGTTACCCTGTCCGAGCCGGCGCCCAGCACGGGCCAGGTGGCCGCCGCCGATCTTGTGCAGCTATGGGACTGA
- a CDS encoding head completion/stabilization protein has translation MSFMALPPSIHPGSTPAPPASVPGVIENDGWFPDILLTDMRDAMRLDGTVTDARLVQAVVDAILQVNRELADWQGKQAAAGFLALGDLPATKINRESRLLAQYRRAVYSTAKADLIERYRDYDSTATSVSDKKSMEWLDEAPGAQRRNAQWAIADIVGRTHLTVELI, from the coding sequence ATGTCCTTCATGGCCCTGCCCCCGTCCATCCATCCCGGCAGCACGCCGGCGCCGCCAGCGTCTGTCCCTGGCGTCATCGAGAACGACGGCTGGTTTCCCGACATCCTGCTCACCGATATGCGCGACGCCATGCGCCTGGATGGAACCGTCACCGACGCGCGCCTGGTGCAAGCCGTGGTCGATGCCATCCTGCAGGTCAACCGCGAACTGGCCGACTGGCAGGGCAAGCAGGCCGCTGCCGGATTCCTTGCATTGGGGGACCTTCCCGCAACCAAGATCAACCGCGAGTCCCGCCTGCTGGCGCAGTACCGGCGTGCCGTCTACAGCACGGCGAAAGCCGATCTGATCGAGCGTTACCGCGACTACGACAGCACGGCCACGTCCGTGAGCGACAAGAAAAGCATGGAGTGGCTGGACGAGGCGCCCGGCGCGCAGCGGCGCAATGCGCAATGGGCGATTGCCGATATCGTCGGCCGCACGCACCTCACCGTGGAACTCATCTGA
- the gpM gene encoding phage terminase small subunit, producing MANQSPALRHRARMLAERTAGAAPPQGVTTGTAYELMLYKLSDDRRRLKAIQSVERKIEVKATLLPDYAQWIDGVLAGGKGAQDDVFATLLVWHIDTGEYARALVMAEYALAHKFTLPDTYSRDIATLMLDEFAEGFLHGKLAADPQHAAQVLGQVEQLTAASDAPDQARAKLHKAIGLAMIAVLDQADDTDIAPELVAQAETAMGQLKRARALSESCGVKKDMERLERRLKRAAGST from the coding sequence ATGGCCAACCAGTCCCCCGCCCTGCGCCACCGCGCGCGCATGCTGGCCGAGCGCACGGCCGGCGCCGCACCGCCGCAGGGCGTCACCACCGGCACGGCCTACGAGCTGATGCTCTACAAGCTGTCCGACGACCGGCGCCGACTGAAGGCTATCCAGTCCGTCGAACGCAAGATCGAGGTCAAGGCCACCTTGCTGCCGGATTACGCGCAATGGATCGACGGCGTGCTGGCCGGCGGCAAGGGCGCCCAGGATGACGTGTTCGCCACCCTGCTGGTGTGGCACATCGACACGGGCGAATACGCGCGCGCCCTGGTCATGGCTGAATACGCGCTGGCACACAAGTTCACCTTGCCCGACACCTACAGCCGCGACATCGCCACCCTGATGCTGGACGAGTTTGCCGAGGGCTTCCTGCACGGCAAGCTCGCCGCCGATCCGCAGCACGCGGCGCAGGTGCTGGGCCAGGTGGAACAACTGACGGCCGCCAGCGATGCGCCCGATCAGGCCCGCGCCAAGCTGCACAAGGCCATCGGCCTGGCCATGATCGCTGTGCTCGATCAGGCGGACGACACGGACATCGCCCCGGAACTGGTAGCACAGGCGGAAACGGCCATGGGCCAGTTGAAACGTGCCCGCGCCCTGTCCGAGTCATGCGGCGTCAAGAAAGATATGGAACGGCTGGAAAGGCGCCTCAAGCGCGCGGCCGGTTCCACGTAA
- a CDS encoding phage major capsid protein, P2 family — protein sequence MKKQTRQVFGQYETRLGQLNDTDNVAKTFSVTPSVQQKLENKMQESSEFLSKVNIIGVGEQEGEKLGLGVSGPIAGRTNTKDKERKTRDLSTLDGTKYRCEQTNFDTHLNYAKLDAWAKFPDFQSRVANAILTRQALDRIVIGFNGVKAMADTDLDANPLLQDVNKGWLQHLRELAPERVLGLVANGMPGKVIIGDVDGADYANLDAAVTDAVNLLDPWYQEDTNLVAIVGRKLLNDKYFPLVNTKQAPTETLAADIIISQKRIGGLPAARVPFFPDNAILITRFDNLSIYFQEGARRRRVEDVPKRDRIENYESSNDAYVIEDLGLAALVENIELKDK from the coding sequence ATGAAAAAGCAAACGCGCCAGGTCTTTGGCCAATACGAAACCCGCCTGGGCCAACTGAACGACACGGACAACGTGGCCAAGACCTTCAGCGTCACGCCCAGCGTGCAGCAAAAGCTGGAAAACAAGATGCAGGAATCGAGCGAGTTCCTGTCGAAGGTGAACATCATCGGCGTGGGCGAGCAGGAAGGCGAAAAGCTGGGCCTGGGCGTGTCCGGCCCGATTGCCGGCCGCACCAACACCAAGGACAAGGAGCGCAAGACGCGCGACCTGTCCACCCTGGACGGCACCAAGTACCGCTGCGAACAGACCAACTTCGACACGCATTTGAACTATGCCAAGCTCGACGCCTGGGCCAAGTTCCCTGACTTCCAATCGCGCGTGGCCAATGCCATCCTGACGCGCCAGGCGCTGGACCGCATCGTCATCGGTTTCAACGGCGTGAAAGCCATGGCCGACACCGATCTGGACGCCAACCCGCTGTTGCAGGACGTCAATAAAGGCTGGCTGCAGCACCTGCGCGAGCTGGCGCCCGAGCGCGTGCTGGGCCTGGTCGCCAACGGCATGCCGGGCAAGGTCATCATCGGCGACGTGGACGGCGCCGACTATGCCAACCTCGACGCGGCCGTCACCGATGCCGTCAACCTGCTGGACCCGTGGTATCAGGAAGACACCAATCTGGTGGCCATCGTCGGGCGCAAGCTGTTGAACGACAAGTATTTCCCGTTGGTCAACACCAAGCAGGCGCCCACGGAAACCCTGGCGGCCGACATCATCATCAGCCAGAAGCGCATCGGCGGCTTGCCAGCGGCGCGCGTGCCCTTCTTCCCCGATAACGCCATCCTGATTACCCGTTTCGACAATCTGTCGATCTACTTCCAGGAAGGCGCGCGCCGCCGCCGCGTAGAGGACGTGCCCAAGCGCGACCGCATCGAGAATTACGAGTCGTCCAACGACGCCTACGTGATTGAAGACCTGGGCCTGGCCGCGCTGGTGGAAAACATCGAGCTGAAAGACAAATAA
- a CDS encoding GPO family capsid scaffolding protein — MPKSQFFRVATEGATTDGRNIDRATIEQIAATYNPKTYGARIWLEHIRGILPDSQFKAYGDVIAVKAEEVDTDSGKKLALFAQIEPTPELVAINKAKQKLYTSLEIQPDFADSSQPYLVGLGVTDSPASLGTEALKFSAGRKQQTDNLFTSAIEVTLEFEEPQGTKLADAVKNLLSRFSNKSGTDAAQFADISEAVEALAGHVVTVNDNYADTLKRLDAAEKAQKATQDELATFKAQMDEAPGNGPRRPAATGNDGAVQTEF; from the coding sequence ATGCCTAAATCCCAATTCTTCCGCGTCGCCACCGAAGGCGCCACCACCGACGGCCGCAACATCGACCGCGCCACCATCGAGCAAATCGCCGCCACCTACAACCCGAAAACTTACGGCGCGCGCATCTGGCTCGAACACATTCGCGGCATCCTGCCCGACAGCCAGTTCAAGGCCTACGGCGACGTGATCGCCGTGAAGGCCGAGGAAGTGGACACGGACAGCGGGAAAAAACTGGCTCTGTTCGCGCAGATCGAACCCACGCCGGAACTGGTGGCCATCAACAAGGCGAAACAGAAGCTGTACACCAGCCTGGAAATTCAGCCCGACTTTGCCGACTCGTCGCAGCCCTACCTGGTCGGCCTGGGCGTCACCGACAGCCCGGCCAGCCTGGGCACCGAGGCGCTGAAATTCTCCGCCGGCCGCAAGCAGCAAACCGACAACCTGTTCACCTCCGCCATCGAGGTGACGCTGGAATTTGAGGAGCCGCAGGGCACCAAGCTGGCCGACGCCGTGAAAAACCTGCTGTCGCGCTTTTCCAATAAATCCGGCACCGACGCGGCGCAGTTCGCCGACATCAGCGAGGCCGTCGAGGCGCTGGCTGGCCACGTCGTCACCGTCAACGACAACTACGCCGACACCCTCAAGCGGCTCGATGCCGCGGAAAAAGCGCAGAAAGCGACGCAGGACGAGCTGGCCACCTTCAAGGCGCAGATGGACGAAGCCCCTGGCAACGGTCCGCGCCGCCCGGCCGCCACCGGCAACGACGGCGCCGTGCAGACCGAGTTTTAA